Proteins encoded together in one Procambarus clarkii isolate CNS0578487 chromosome 71, FALCON_Pclarkii_2.0, whole genome shotgun sequence window:
- the LOC138356284 gene encoding serum response factor-binding protein 1-like — MKIWLKSAPYEININFVIKNRTSLTVLLETTRGTRHRIKTPGAVETGAVEAGAVETGAVEAGAVETGAVEAGAVETGAVEAGAVEAGAVERGAVEAGAVETGAVEAGAVETGAVEAGAVETGAVEAGAVEAGAVEAGAVETGAVEAGAVETGAVEAGAVETGAVEAGAVETGAVEAGAVETGAVEAGAVEAGAVEAGTLETGALEAGTVEAGALEAGTEETGALKTGAAV; from the coding sequence ATGAAAATCTGGTTAAAGTCAGCACCCTACGAGATTAACATTAACTTTGTCATTAAGAATAGGACCAGCTTAACTGTGCTACTGGAGACAACAAGAGGAACTAGACACAGAATTAAAACACCGGGAGCAGTTGAAACAGGAGCAGTGGAAGCAGGAGCAGTTGAAACAGGAGCAGTGGAAGCAGGAGCAGTTGAAACAGGAGCAGTGGAAGCAGGAGCAGTTGAAACAGGAGCAGTGGAAGCAGGAGCAGTGGAAGCAGGAGCAGTTGAAAGAGGAGCAGTGGAAGCAGGAGCAGTTGAAACAGGAGCAGTGGAAGCAGGAGCAGTTGAAACAGGAGCAGTGGAAGCAGGAGCAGTTGAAACAGGAGCAGTGGAAGCAGGAGCAGTTGAAGCAGGAGCAGTGGAAGCAGGAGCAGTTGAAACAGGAGCAGTGGAAGCAGGAGCAGTTGAAACAGGAGCAGTGGAAGCAGGAGCAGTTGAAACAGGAGCAGTGGAAGCAGGAGCAGTTGAAACAGGAGCAGTGGAAGCAGGAGCAGTTGAAACAGGAGCAGTGGAAGCAGGAGCAGTTGAAGCAGGAGCAGTGGAAGCAGGAACATTAGAAACaggagcattagaagcaggaacaGTGGAAGCaggagcattagaagcaggaacaGAGGAAACAGGAGCATTAAAAACAGGAGCAGCAGTATGA